In Paenibacillus xylanilyticus, the genomic window TGGTTCATTACGCGATAATCTCCATCGTTTTCTGCCCGTTCAAGCGCCTCTTCCACTCTATGATTCCGTGGGATGATTGCAGGATTGCTGCTCATCATCAATTGCTCTACAGCCTCTTTGGATTCAGACTGCCGGCCCAGTCTGGCTGTCCAGCGTTCATTCCATTCCGCAAATTCCGCCGCATCGTTCAGATTGGAGTTCTCCCACTTATCAAAGGTTAAAGCTAAGAACGTATTCGTGAAGTCCGCCGATTGCTTTTCCATTAGTTCCAGAAGGTCTTTTATCAGCGTTTCATCTTCGTCCTCTTCTGTCAATAATCCCAGCTTGGCACGCATGCCGGATACCCATTCTTGATGATACTGCTCCGAGAATTGGGAGATGGCATCCTGTGCAATCTGAATGGCCACATCTTCATTTTCATGCAGCAGCGGCAGTAAAGTCTCCGCAAGACGAGCCAGATTCCAGCCCGCAATATAGGGTTGATTGCCGTAGGCATAGCGGCCTTGTGTATCAATTGAACTAAAGACTGTAGACGGATTATAAGCATCCATAAAAGCACAAGGCCCGTAGTCAATCGTTTCTCCACTGATGGCCATATTGTCCGTATTCATGACACCATGGATAAATCCAACATTCTGCCACTTGGCTATCAGTGATGCCTGTCGTTTGATGACTGCACGGAGGAAGTTCAAGTATCGGTTATGATCCAAAGGAATGTCGGGGAAATGACGTTCCAGCGTATAGTCGGCCAGTGCTCTCAGTTCGTCTACAGTTCCCCATCTAGCTGCATACTGAAAGGTGGCCACGCGGATATGACTGGAGGCCACTCGGGTTAATATAGCACCCGGCCGTTCCGTTTCACGAAAAATGCTTTCTCCAGTCGTCACGACTGCCAAACTTCTCGTTGTAGGGATACCCAGGGCTTCCATCGCTTCACTAATAATATATTCACGAAGCATCGGTCCGATCGCCGCCCGACCATCTCCTCCACGTGAGTATGGTGTTCTGCCCGAACCTTTGAGCTGAATATCCACCCTCTCGCCCTGTGGCGTAATCTGTTCACCCAGCAGCAATGCCCGTCCATCACCAAGCATGTTGAAATTGCCAAATTGATGCCCTGCGTAAGCTTGAGCCAGAGGCTCGGCTCCAGGCGGAAGTTCATTGCCTGCAAAAATTGCTGCCCCTTCCTTGCTGTTCAGCGTTTCAGCATTCAGTCCGAGGCTGGCCGCAAGGGTTTCATTTAAGATGACAAGCTCAGGTGACTGTACCGGTACTGGACCCTGACTTGTATAAAAGGTCTGCGGCAGCCGGGCATAACTATTGTCCAAATTCCAGCCTGCGCCTAGCTTATCCTTTACCATGTGCACTCCACTCCTTCTCCTCAACAAAGGAACTCCTCTGTTTGTATTCATGTAGCCTGTGTGAACCAATG contains:
- a CDS encoding protein adenylyltransferase SelO, which translates into the protein MVKDKLGAGWNLDNSYARLPQTFYTSQGPVPVQSPELVILNETLAASLGLNAETLNSKEGAAIFAGNELPPGAEPLAQAYAGHQFGNFNMLGDGRALLLGEQITPQGERVDIQLKGSGRTPYSRGGDGRAAIGPMLREYIISEAMEALGIPTTRSLAVVTTGESIFRETERPGAILTRVASSHIRVATFQYAARWGTVDELRALADYTLERHFPDIPLDHNRYLNFLRAVIKRQASLIAKWQNVGFIHGVMNTDNMAISGETIDYGPCAFMDAYNPSTVFSSIDTQGRYAYGNQPYIAGWNLARLAETLLPLLHENEDVAIQIAQDAISQFSEQYHQEWVSGMRAKLGLLTEEDEDETLIKDLLELMEKQSADFTNTFLALTFDKWENSNLNDAAEFAEWNERWTARLGRQSESKEAVEQLMMSSNPAIIPRNHRVEEALERAENDGDYRVMNQLLAVLRKPYAHTPEQEEYTTLPTTCDPSYRTFCGT